Proteins encoded together in one Scytonema millei VB511283 window:
- a CDS encoding allophanate hydrolase-related protein: MTNSGMKKVFICGSALRGQPDHQNLQSAKFVKTTATQPRYRLHAAGDGWHPAIYEVAEGGISIPGEVYEMTKEQFEYLSANEPPNMYASDIVLEDGEVLTAFLYPQELIEKYNWTDISHLGGWAAYKASLTES, translated from the coding sequence ATGACTAACTCAGGTATGAAGAAAGTTTTTATTTGTGGTTCGGCATTGCGCGGACAACCAGATCATCAAAATCTTCAGTCAGCAAAGTTTGTCAAAACAACAGCAACTCAACCCCGCTATCGCCTTCATGCTGCTGGTGACGGTTGGCATCCGGCGATTTATGAAGTAGCAGAAGGTGGAATTTCTATTCCTGGGGAAGTCTATGAAATGACGAAAGAGCAGTTTGAATATTTGTCGGCAAATGAGCCACCGAATATGTATGCAAGCGATATTGTTCTAGAGGATGGAGAAGTCTTGACAGCATTTCTTTATCCGCAAGAATTAATTGAAAAATACAATTGGACTGATATTTCGCATCTTGGTGGGTGGGCTGCTTACAAGGCTAGTTTGACTGAAAGTTAA
- a CDS encoding four helix bundle protein translates to MTPPVDICDRAFQFAVRRVKLCSFLNKKSGGAREISKQLIRSGTSVGANVEESRAAQSTADFVHKLEIALKEARETRYWLKLIIATAIVPERRLLSLLNEVNELMNIIAAIIIKSKANRKKPF, encoded by the coding sequence ATGACACCGCCTGTTGATATTTGCGATCGCGCTTTTCAGTTCGCTGTTCGGAGAGTTAAGCTTTGCAGTTTTTTGAATAAAAAATCGGGAGGAGCAAGGGAGATATCAAAGCAACTTATTCGATCGGGAACTTCTGTAGGAGCAAATGTTGAGGAATCCAGAGCAGCACAGAGTACTGCTGATTTCGTCCACAAACTAGAAATCGCCTTAAAAGAAGCTAGAGAAACTAGGTATTGGCTCAAACTAATTATTGCTACTGCCATTGTCCCCGAAAGAAGATTGTTATCTTTACTAAATGAGGTAAATGAACTAATGAACATCATCGCTGCCATCATCATCAAGTCCAAAGCCAATAGAAAAAAGCCCTTTTGA
- a CDS encoding GntR family transcriptional regulator — MLRSPALSLSPQSLQRQRSLQEQAYQALRNAILSGELAPGERLVETKLANKLQVSRTPIREAIRLLQHENLATSDLDGVLRVATISIVDAMQLYDCRIALEELSVRGACHHATEMQLQELESMVEQAEKLVNSKPTQLTSFRLLDIDYRFHRLLAQSSGNPWLVSLLDRVFDQMQLLRIQTTKHNPDVLEIRTEHRQIYQPIQQRDEKAAVEAMVAHLKASKARVVQEVEQLQKSVDS, encoded by the coding sequence ATGCTAAGGAGTCCCGCTTTGTCCCTGTCTCCTCAGTCGCTCCAGCGACAGCGATCGCTACAAGAACAAGCATATCAGGCGTTGCGGAATGCCATACTCTCAGGGGAACTAGCACCAGGAGAGCGACTAGTAGAAACCAAATTAGCGAACAAGCTTCAGGTAAGTCGAACGCCGATCCGAGAAGCAATTCGCTTACTTCAGCATGAAAATCTAGCGACAAGCGACCTAGATGGAGTCCTGCGGGTTGCGACGATCTCAATTGTGGACGCAATGCAATTATATGATTGTCGAATTGCATTAGAAGAATTATCTGTCAGAGGAGCCTGTCACCATGCGACAGAAATGCAACTGCAAGAACTTGAAAGCATGGTTGAGCAAGCAGAAAAGTTAGTGAATAGTAAACCTACACAACTGACTAGCTTTCGCTTATTAGATATTGACTACCGTTTTCATCGGTTATTAGCGCAGAGTTCCGGCAATCCCTGGCTTGTCTCCCTGTTAGATCGAGTCTTCGATCAAATGCAACTGTTGAGAATTCAAACAACCAAACATAACCCCGATGTATTAGAAATTCGTACAGAACATCGACAAATTTACCAACCCATACAGCAGCGAGATGAAAAAGCAGCAGTTGAGGCAATGGTTGCCCACTTAAAAGCAAGTAAAGCGCGAGTCGTACAGGAAGTCGAGCAATTACAGAAATCAGTTGACAGTTGA
- the mgtE gene encoding magnesium transporter, which produces MLTQEGRVALTDITDLNLLKAELNRLPPVDAGDYIAELSPQQQAIAFRLLNKNQAIAVFEYLPQEVQEELIGSLHDAQVFHLVESMSPDDRAELFDELPAGVVKRLLQQLSTEERQATATILGYPEGTAGRVMTTEYVRLRQGLTVGEALNKIRRNDEDKETIYYAYVTDDNRKLVSVVSLRQLLFTIPDVLIREIASQRVVRVRTDTPQAEAAQLMKRYDLIAIPVVDREDRLVGIITVDDVVDILEEEATADIQKLAGVSGGDEAALSPPQVTIRKRLPWLLANIGLYVGAASAIAPFQQVISVVPVLAVIMPILSNTSGNVAIQALSVTVRGLGVGEVTPLDTLKILRKEILAGLGTALALAIALGILSLIWSPPQERWVAIVAASVMAINVFVAASLGTMLPMGLKRLKLDPALISGPLLTTILDAVGFLTFLSLISLALKIASKQA; this is translated from the coding sequence ATGCTCACTCAAGAAGGACGTGTTGCCCTCACTGATATTACCGATCTCAATTTACTTAAAGCAGAATTGAACCGTTTGCCCCCTGTTGATGCAGGGGATTATATTGCGGAACTTTCGCCTCAACAACAGGCGATCGCTTTTCGGTTACTGAATAAGAATCAGGCGATCGCTGTATTTGAATACTTACCTCAAGAAGTGCAGGAAGAATTAATCGGTTCTCTGCACGATGCCCAGGTATTTCACCTGGTAGAATCAATGAGTCCTGACGACAGGGCAGAATTGTTTGACGAGTTACCTGCTGGTGTTGTCAAGCGGTTGTTACAGCAACTCAGCACCGAAGAACGACAGGCAACAGCAACGATTTTAGGCTATCCCGAAGGTACGGCGGGACGGGTGATGACGACGGAATACGTCCGCCTGCGTCAAGGTTTAACTGTAGGAGAAGCCTTAAATAAGATTCGACGCAATGACGAAGACAAGGAAACGATTTACTACGCTTACGTTACAGACGACAATCGCAAACTGGTGAGCGTGGTTTCCTTACGACAATTATTATTTACTATTCCTGATGTTCTCATTCGCGAGATTGCCAGTCAGCGTGTCGTGCGAGTCAGAACTGATACACCTCAAGCAGAAGCCGCCCAGTTGATGAAACGCTACGACTTGATCGCCATACCTGTTGTAGATCGGGAGGATCGCTTGGTCGGAATTATTACCGTTGATGACGTGGTAGATATTTTAGAAGAAGAAGCTACGGCAGATATTCAAAAATTAGCAGGGGTTAGCGGTGGTGACGAAGCGGCTTTGTCTCCTCCCCAGGTGACGATCCGCAAGCGATTGCCTTGGCTGTTGGCGAATATTGGGTTGTACGTAGGGGCTGCTAGTGCGATCGCGCCTTTTCAACAGGTGATTTCTGTTGTTCCCGTATTAGCCGTAATTATGCCGATTTTGTCTAACACTAGCGGCAATGTGGCGATACAAGCTTTGTCGGTGACGGTACGCGGGTTGGGTGTAGGCGAAGTGACACCTCTAGATACGTTAAAAATTCTCCGTAAAGAGATCTTGGCTGGGCTAGGAACAGCCTTAGCTTTGGCGATCGCTTTGGGGATTCTTTCCTTAATTTGGTCGCCACCCCAAGAACGCTGGGTAGCAATTGTAGCTGCTTCGGTGATGGCAATTAACGTATTTGTAGCGGCAAGTTTAGGAACAATGCTACCGATGGGATTAAAGCGATTGAAACTCGATCCGGCATTGATCAGCGGTCCCCTACTCACGACTATCCTCGATGCCGTTGGGTTCTTAACCTTCCTCTCACTAATTTCTCTCGCCTTGAAAATAGCAAGCAAACAGGCGTAG
- a CDS encoding response regulator, with amino-acid sequence MRILLIEDDELVAKALAKALAGQHYAIDLATDGQAGWELLVACKYDLILLDVMLPKLDGITLCRRLRSQGDRTPIILVTAKDNSTSKVHGLDAGADDYITKPVDLAELSARIRALLRRGDFAAPPVLEWGDLRLDPSICKVSYSNQPIDLTPKEYGLLELFLRNRHRVFSCGVILDRLWSYDEETPSEDTVRSHIKGLRMKLRAAGVLDDPVETVYGIGYRLKSAEQTKAKNTSKVRKKAARLSPEQEQQTLTGVARVWERVKEKFIRRVATIEQAIALLQQRSLDEQLRHQAEQEAHKLAGSLGMYGFALGSRLARQIENLLQAGVSIAPEQARQLSELVAALHRELQRSTVQTPELQSIDESPWLLIVEPDRSLSEGLVMEATSRGMRGEIATDLVAIEERLKARSRPDAVLLDFSADTAQAGVKLLTELNAFTPPVPALILTDRDSLLDRVTVARLGGRGFLHKFLPPARVLDAVTQMLQRCRTATARILAVDDDPQVLQALHALLEPWGIKLSTVNNPMQFWDTLEAVAPDLLILDVEMPQISGIELCQVARNDPRWSGLPILFLTAHADAETMQRIFAAGADDYVNKPIVGPELIGRILNRLERSRLLQNLAQTDALTKVANRRQSTQELSQLLRLAQLHDRPLCFAILDLDRLKQINDRYGHAVGDEILSRLGELLRRTFQSEDVVGRWGGAEFVVGMYGMTASDGVRRLVEVLVNLRQQQFTVPDREQLTVTFSAGVVQYPQDGSDLQALYQAAGIVLQQAKIAGGDRVLSC; translated from the coding sequence ATGAGAATCTTACTAATTGAGGATGATGAACTTGTTGCCAAGGCTTTAGCTAAAGCTCTCGCCGGTCAACACTACGCTATCGATCTCGCCACCGACGGTCAGGCAGGGTGGGAACTATTAGTCGCATGTAAGTACGACTTAATTCTATTGGATGTCATGTTGCCCAAGCTAGATGGCATTACCCTTTGTCGGCGGTTGCGATCGCAAGGCGATCGCACTCCAATTATCTTAGTCACTGCTAAAGATAACAGCACGAGTAAAGTTCATGGTTTAGATGCTGGGGCAGATGACTACATTACTAAACCCGTTGACTTAGCAGAATTATCGGCTCGGATTCGGGCTTTACTGCGACGAGGTGATTTTGCCGCACCCCCTGTATTGGAGTGGGGCGACCTACGCCTCGATCCGAGTATATGTAAAGTCAGCTACAGTAACCAGCCAATCGATTTGACTCCAAAAGAATACGGACTACTAGAACTTTTCCTCCGCAATCGCCATCGCGTATTTAGTTGTGGGGTAATTCTCGATCGCCTGTGGTCTTATGACGAAGAAACTCCAAGTGAGGATACAGTGAGGTCTCACATCAAGGGGTTAAGGATGAAACTGCGAGCGGCAGGAGTGCTAGACGATCCAGTTGAGACTGTCTACGGCATTGGTTACCGCCTCAAATCGGCAGAACAGACAAAAGCTAAAAACACAAGCAAAGTTAGGAAAAAAGCAGCTCGTCTCTCACCGGAACAAGAACAGCAGACGCTTACAGGGGTGGCAAGAGTTTGGGAACGAGTCAAAGAAAAGTTTATTCGGCGAGTCGCCACAATCGAGCAAGCGATCGCTTTACTGCAACAGCGATCGCTGGACGAGCAATTGCGGCATCAGGCAGAGCAGGAGGCGCACAAGCTAGCAGGTTCGCTGGGAATGTACGGCTTTGCCTTGGGTTCTCGTCTCGCTCGGCAAATCGAAAACTTGCTGCAAGCTGGGGTCTCGATCGCTCCAGAGCAAGCGCGGCAGTTGTCCGAACTCGTTGCGGCACTGCACCGAGAATTGCAACGTTCAACCGTGCAGACTCCAGAACTACAGTCGATAGATGAATCCCCCTGGCTATTGATCGTAGAGCCAGACCGCTCGTTGTCTGAAGGTTTGGTCATGGAGGCAACTAGTAGGGGAATGCGCGGCGAAATAGCGACAGACCTAGTTGCAATCGAGGAGCGACTCAAAGCGCGATCGCGTCCTGATGCGGTGCTACTAGACTTTTCCGCTGATACGGCTCAAGCGGGCGTAAAATTGCTAACAGAGCTGAATGCTTTTACTCCACCCGTGCCAGCGCTAATTCTCACAGACCGAGATAGCTTACTCGATCGCGTTACTGTGGCTCGCTTGGGCGGACGCGGGTTTTTACACAAGTTCTTGCCTCCAGCACGGGTTCTCGATGCCGTGACGCAAATGTTGCAGCGCTGTCGTACTGCCACAGCAAGGATTCTAGCTGTAGACGATGACCCGCAGGTATTGCAAGCCCTACACGCTTTACTAGAGCCTTGGGGCATCAAACTCTCGACCGTCAACAATCCCATGCAGTTCTGGGACACTTTGGAAGCTGTAGCACCAGATTTACTCATACTTGATGTAGAAATGCCGCAGATTAGTGGAATTGAGCTTTGCCAAGTTGCCCGCAACGACCCGCGCTGGAGCGGTCTGCCAATTCTGTTTCTGACCGCGCACGCGGATGCTGAAACAATGCAACGCATATTTGCCGCAGGTGCTGACGATTATGTTAACAAACCGATAGTTGGCCCGGAACTGATCGGCCGCATTCTCAATCGGCTAGAGCGATCGCGTTTATTACAGAATCTCGCTCAAACCGATGCTCTGACTAAGGTTGCCAATCGCCGCCAGTCAACCCAAGAGTTATCCCAACTGCTGCGCTTAGCCCAGTTGCACGATCGCCCGTTGTGCTTCGCTATTCTAGACTTAGATCGTCTCAAGCAGATTAACGACCGCTACGGTCATGCAGTCGGAGACGAAATACTGTCTCGCTTGGGAGAGCTGCTGCGACGAACTTTCCAAAGTGAAGATGTTGTAGGTCGATGGGGGGGCGCAGAGTTCGTTGTCGGGATGTATGGGATGACGGCGAGCGATGGAGTGCGGCGGCTGGTTGAAGTCCTGGTTAACTTGCGTCAGCAACAATTTACCGTTCCCGATCGCGAGCAATTGACCGTGACTTTTAGTGCTGGTGTCGTCCAGTATCCCCAGGACGGTTCCGACTTGCAAGCGCTATATCAAGCCGCTGGTATTGTCTTACAGCAAGCTAAAATCGCGGGAGGCGATCGCGTACTCAGTTGTTGA
- a CDS encoding ABC transporter permease, which produces MNSSKTFRNYLLVAPQTLVFVLFLVLPIIAIAIVSFWNFNGFAMTPGFTLNNYLGIFSSRVYLSTYLNTFKFAFLVWLFCLLISYPVAYFLAFHVKSPKWQTILFLICTVPFLTSNIIRMISWIPFLGREGLINQALMGLGITNQPVEIFLFSDFSVILAMVHLYCLFMVAPIFNSMMRIDRSLVTAAEDLGSSPFQIQKEIILPLSASGIAIGSIFVVTLVMGEFATMRIMSGGKSSSVGYLIKNQLDSLQYPLAAANAVVLLIVTLIIVFAILRVVDIRKEL; this is translated from the coding sequence ATGAATAGCTCAAAAACTTTCCGCAATTATTTGTTGGTAGCTCCGCAAACTCTGGTGTTTGTCTTGTTTCTGGTGCTGCCAATTATCGCGATCGCAATTGTCAGTTTTTGGAATTTTAATGGCTTTGCGATGACCCCAGGATTCACTTTAAATAACTATCTGGGGATTTTTAGTTCGAGAGTTTACTTGTCAACTTATCTGAATACTTTTAAGTTTGCCTTTCTGGTTTGGCTATTTTGTTTACTGATTAGCTATCCGGTTGCTTACTTTTTGGCTTTTCACGTTAAAAGTCCCAAGTGGCAAACAATTTTATTTTTAATTTGTACCGTTCCCTTTCTGACCTCAAATATTATTCGGATGATTTCTTGGATTCCGTTTTTAGGTAGAGAAGGATTGATTAATCAGGCATTAATGGGATTAGGTATCACTAATCAGCCAGTGGAGATTTTTCTGTTTTCCGATTTTTCTGTCATTCTGGCAATGGTGCATCTCTACTGCTTATTTATGGTTGCACCAATCTTTAATAGCATGATGCGGATCGATCGCTCTTTAGTGACGGCTGCTGAGGATCTGGGGTCTTCTCCATTTCAAATTCAAAAGGAAATTATTCTACCTTTATCTGCTTCGGGAATTGCGATCGGTTCGATTTTTGTGGTGACGTTAGTGATGGGAGAATTTGCCACAATGCGGATTATGAGTGGTGGTAAGTCTTCTTCTGTGGGCTATTTAATTAAGAACCAACTCGATAGCTTGCAGTATCCCCTAGCAGCAGCAAATGCGGTTGTTTTGTTGATTGTTACGCTGATAATTGTCTTTGCAATTTTGCGCGTAGTTGATATTCGCAAAGAGTTATAA
- a CDS encoding ABC transporter permease, whose protein sequence is MAEKKRSLSYYLLAGFFGLFVLFLYGPMSAIFLLSLQGPEGQLTFPMRGFSFHWLKAVFEPQRVGNFVDGFGRSLWLGLIVMLITVVFSVMAGLAFRRKFFGSNLIFYLTISSLIVPSILVSLGIGILFSIVGLDNQWYSSALAGHLTWTLPFAFLIMLGIFGRFNPSYEEAARDLGASDTTTFWQIVFPLIASSVIGVGLLGFTLSYDEFTRTSLISGETNTLPLEIFGMTTNVTSPALYALGTLTTLFSFGLIAIALVAINSLSRQQTR, encoded by the coding sequence ATGGCAGAAAAAAAACGATCGCTTTCATATTATCTGCTAGCAGGATTTTTCGGATTATTTGTTTTATTCCTTTATGGTCCGATGTCTGCTATTTTTCTCTTATCTTTGCAGGGACCCGAAGGACAGTTAACTTTCCCGATGCGGGGTTTTAGTTTTCATTGGCTCAAAGCAGTATTTGAACCGCAGCGGGTAGGGAATTTTGTGGATGGATTCGGGCGATCGCTTTGGCTGGGATTAATTGTCATGCTAATCACAGTTGTCTTTAGCGTGATGGCGGGGCTAGCGTTTCGTCGGAAGTTTTTTGGCTCAAATTTGATTTTTTACCTGACAATTTCTAGCTTGATAGTTCCTAGTATTTTAGTCTCATTAGGGATTGGCATTTTGTTTAGTATAGTTGGGTTAGATAATCAGTGGTATTCTTCAGCGCTTGCCGGACATTTAACCTGGACGTTACCTTTTGCCTTCTTAATTATGCTAGGAATATTCGGTCGTTTTAACCCCTCCTATGAAGAAGCTGCCCGCGATTTAGGAGCGAGTGACACGACAACATTTTGGCAAATTGTCTTTCCTCTGATTGCCTCTAGCGTCATTGGTGTAGGGTTGCTAGGATTTACACTTTCCTACGATGAATTTACCCGCACGTCATTGATTTCTGGGGAGACTAACACCTTACCATTGGAAATTTTTGGCATGACAACAAATGTCACTTCTCCCGCACTCTATGCCTTGGGAACATTGACAACTTTATTTTCTTTTGGTTTGATTGCGATCGCGTTAGTGGCAATTAATTCCCTATCTCGACAGCAAACAAGGTAA
- a CDS encoding ABC transporter substrate-binding protein, translated as MAKISRRKLLKTGLAAGGTAIAAASCSNRGPTVITNKLQDVTLRLIGTGAAQINDIRVQAEKDLGFKIQMRALSTAENIQIAITQPKQYDIFDGEYFALPLVAPSGNLQAIDTRKIKEFDKITPIFTTGELYPGARVNASQGTAPRKVMFLKGKDSTEFASEPTDWATMIPFQYNADTLGYRPDLVGKKIESWADLFDPQFKGKTSLLDIPSIGIMDAAMVMEATGQMKFGDKGNMTREELDKVTNLLIEQKQAGQFRAFWKTFDESVNLMSSGEVVLQSMWSPAVTAVRARGIPCVYAPLKEGYRGWGGGLGLSKNLSGIKLDAAYEYLNWMLDGWVGGFLSRQGYYSAAPQNARKFMKPEEWNFWYEGKPAAIDIIDPFGKKIESKGAVRDGGSFTERMGNVVCWNSFMQQQVYLVYKWTEFIVA; from the coding sequence ATGGCGAAAATTAGTCGGCGCAAGCTGCTTAAAACAGGTTTGGCAGCAGGAGGAACTGCGATCGCGGCTGCTAGTTGTTCCAACCGTGGTCCAACAGTTATTACTAACAAACTTCAAGATGTGACGCTGCGATTAATTGGCACGGGTGCGGCACAAATTAATGATATTCGCGTCCAAGCCGAGAAAGATTTGGGTTTTAAAATTCAAATGCGGGCGTTGAGTACGGCAGAAAATATTCAAATTGCCATTACTCAACCCAAACAATACGATATTTTTGACGGTGAATATTTTGCCCTACCATTAGTCGCTCCTTCTGGCAATCTTCAGGCAATTGATACTAGAAAAATCAAAGAATTCGATAAAATTACACCGATCTTCACGACTGGAGAATTGTATCCAGGGGCAAGGGTTAACGCCTCTCAGGGAACGGCTCCACGCAAAGTCATGTTTTTAAAGGGAAAAGATTCGACTGAGTTTGCTTCAGAACCGACTGACTGGGCGACGATGATTCCATTTCAGTACAACGCCGATACGTTGGGATATCGTCCTGATTTAGTCGGTAAGAAAATTGAATCTTGGGCAGATTTATTTGACCCTCAATTTAAAGGAAAAACATCTCTGCTCGATATTCCTTCCATTGGCATTATGGATGCAGCAATGGTAATGGAAGCAACGGGACAGATGAAGTTTGGCGACAAAGGTAACATGACCAGGGAAGAACTCGACAAGGTGACAAACCTATTAATCGAGCAAAAGCAAGCAGGTCAATTTCGTGCCTTTTGGAAGACCTTTGATGAGTCTGTCAACTTGATGTCATCTGGGGAAGTGGTGCTGCAATCGATGTGGTCGCCTGCGGTAACTGCTGTGAGAGCAAGGGGAATCCCTTGCGTTTATGCACCCTTGAAGGAAGGCTATCGCGGTTGGGGTGGTGGTTTGGGTTTGTCGAAGAATCTTTCGGGAATCAAATTAGACGCTGCTTACGAATATCTCAACTGGATGTTAGACGGTTGGGTAGGGGGATTCCTCTCGCGTCAAGGTTACTACAGTGCTGCTCCCCAAAACGCCAGAAAGTTTATGAAGCCAGAAGAATGGAACTTTTGGTATGAAGGAAAACCTGCCGCGATCGACATTATCGATCCCTTTGGTAAAAAGATCGAGTCTAAAGGTGCGGTGCGCGATGGTGGTTCGTTTACAGAACGGATGGGTAACGTCGTCTGCTGGAACTCCTTCATGCAGCAGCAAGTTTATCTCGTCTACAAGTGGACTGAGTTTATTGTGGCGTAA
- a CDS encoding ABC transporter ATP-binding protein yields the protein MTTTGVRQEFLQTSSATQQALADAAAGVSLRSVTKKYGSFTAVENLTLDIPAGNYCCLLGPSGCGKTTALRTIAGHEEVTSGDILIGDRRVNDIPAAKRNTSMMFQSYALFPHKSIWENVEFGLKMRKLPEQERRTRVGEMLEMVGLSHVAERKPNMLSGGQQQRIALARALATRPQVLMLDEPLSALDENLRVRMRTELRRIQKQFGMTFIQVTHHVEEAFSLSDMVVVMTHGRIDQVATPSELFNTPASQFVAKFMGDNNIFTGKVVNSVTDTSLDLIQLEVEGIGSLFCRGYAAPVGSTAACSIRPDLMQIEPHSPTVPIQSSLAANQITARIVAVEMTGFVTRVSLMAEATGQEILYKARTTDWDANALAEGQLVVLSWSKDNCVFLAA from the coding sequence ATGACAACAACTGGAGTTAGACAAGAATTCCTCCAAACGAGTTCAGCAACGCAACAAGCCTTAGCTGATGCGGCAGCTGGCGTATCGTTGCGATCGGTGACGAAGAAATACGGCTCGTTTACAGCAGTTGAAAATTTGACTTTAGATATTCCTGCCGGAAACTACTGCTGTTTATTAGGTCCGAGTGGATGTGGCAAAACTACGGCACTGAGAACGATCGCCGGACATGAAGAAGTAACCAGTGGAGATATTTTAATTGGCGATCGCCGCGTCAACGACATTCCAGCAGCGAAACGCAATACTTCGATGATGTTCCAAAGCTATGCCTTGTTTCCACATAAAAGCATTTGGGAAAACGTCGAATTTGGCTTGAAAATGCGGAAACTCCCAGAACAAGAACGCCGTACCAGAGTGGGGGAAATGCTAGAAATGGTGGGTTTAAGCCATGTAGCCGAGCGTAAGCCAAATATGCTCAGCGGTGGACAACAGCAACGAATTGCACTAGCGAGAGCTTTAGCCACCCGTCCCCAAGTGTTAATGTTGGACGAACCTTTAAGCGCCTTGGATGAAAACTTAAGAGTCAGGATGCGGACGGAGTTACGCCGAATTCAGAAACAATTTGGCATGACCTTCATTCAGGTAACTCACCACGTCGAAGAAGCTTTTTCTCTCTCTGATATGGTGGTGGTGATGACCCACGGACGCATAGATCAAGTTGCCACACCTTCAGAACTTTTCAACACTCCCGCTTCTCAATTTGTGGCTAAATTTATGGGAGACAACAATATCTTTACAGGTAAAGTTGTCAACAGCGTTACAGATACGAGTTTGGATTTAATTCAACTAGAAGTAGAAGGAATTGGTTCGCTATTTTGTCGCGGTTATGCTGCACCAGTAGGCTCTACAGCAGCGTGTTCGATCCGTCCCGATTTAATGCAGATCGAGCCTCATTCACCTACTGTTCCTATTCAGTCTTCTCTCGCTGCCAATCAAATTACGGCTCGGATTGTCGCTGTAGAAATGACGGGTTTTGTGACGCGAGTTTCCTTGATGGCAGAAGCTACAGGGCAAGAAATATTATACAAAGCCCGTACAACTGATTGGGATGCAAACGCACTTGCAGAAGGGCAATTAGTTGTACTCAGTTGGTCGAAAGATAACTGCGTTTTCTTGGCTGCATAA
- a CDS encoding aspartate/glutamate racemase family protein, translating to MKIKVINPNTTASMTQKIALAAKAVASPDTEIIACNPTMGPVSIEGHYDEALSVVGLLEEIHQGEATGVDGYVIACFGDPGLLAARELARGPVLGIAEAAMHAASFVATGFSIVTTLKRTRVIAQQLAENYGMSRFCRNIRAIDLPVLELEIVGSLARKAIIQECKSALAEDDCGAIVLGCGGMADLSAEISGEIGIPVIDGVTAAVKFVEALVSLGLRTSKVGDLAYPIPKPYTGMLAPFAPKQ from the coding sequence ATGAAAATCAAAGTCATCAACCCTAATACCACAGCTAGCATGACCCAAAAAATCGCGTTAGCAGCAAAAGCCGTCGCCAGTCCTGACACTGAGATTATTGCTTGCAACCCAACTATGGGACCAGTTTCAATCGAAGGACATTATGATGAAGCACTCAGCGTAGTTGGCTTGCTTGAAGAAATTCACCAAGGAGAAGCGACGGGGGTAGATGGTTATGTCATCGCTTGTTTTGGCGATCCTGGCTTGTTGGCTGCCCGCGAACTGGCAAGGGGTCCCGTCCTCGGGATTGCGGAAGCGGCGATGCACGCTGCGAGTTTTGTGGCTACTGGATTTTCCATCGTTACCACCCTCAAACGCACGCGAGTCATTGCTCAGCAATTAGCAGAAAACTACGGTATGAGTCGCTTTTGTCGTAATATTCGCGCGATCGATCTCCCCGTGTTGGAATTGGAAATTGTAGGATCTCTAGCTCGTAAGGCAATTATTCAAGAGTGTAAATCTGCCCTAGCTGAAGATGACTGCGGGGCGATCGTTTTAGGATGTGGTGGTATGGCTGATTTATCTGCTGAAATCAGCGGCGAGATTGGTATTCCCGTCATTGATGGTGTTACTGCTGCTGTCAAATTTGTAGAAGCTTTGGTAAGTTTGGGTTTAAGGACTAGCAAAGTTGGCGATCTAGCATATCCCATTCCTAAGCCTTATACTGGTATGCTTGCCCCTTTTGCTCCCAAACAGTAA
- a CDS encoding PAS domain-containing protein, with protein sequence MPINPNKFAENTGELTMQLEAMCRRLENLYIRAKEPAWSPAELLAESFRELSCSLEEIYVAIEELRQQNEELAAARFLVEQERQRYQDLFELAPDGYFVTNAAGVILEANRAAVSLLNAAPEYLVGKPLVLFVERGDRSSFRSQLNRLCYQIDRLQNWQVRIQPHNCEPYDALLTATVVRDREGTASHLRICLRQTDEQQVEIGS encoded by the coding sequence ATGCCCATCAATCCAAATAAGTTTGCTGAGAACACGGGCGAGCTAACGATGCAGTTAGAAGCAATGTGCCGTCGCTTAGAAAATTTGTATATTCGTGCAAAAGAACCAGCTTGGTCGCCAGCCGAGTTACTGGCAGAATCTTTTAGAGAACTCAGTTGTTCTCTAGAAGAGATTTATGTTGCTATTGAGGAGCTGCGGCAGCAAAATGAAGAATTGGCAGCAGCTAGATTTTTAGTCGAGCAGGAGCGCCAACGCTACCAAGATTTATTTGAATTGGCTCCAGATGGCTATTTTGTCACCAATGCTGCGGGAGTTATTCTCGAAGCTAACCGTGCTGCTGTTAGTCTACTGAATGCAGCGCCAGAATATTTAGTTGGCAAACCACTTGTCTTGTTTGTCGAACGAGGCGATCGCTCATCCTTTCGTTCTCAACTCAATCGACTGTGCTATCAAATTGACCGACTGCAAAACTGGCAAGTCCGCATCCAACCCCACAATTGCGAACCCTATGACGCACTCTTGACGGCAACTGTCGTGCGCGATCGCGAAGGAACGGCAAGTCATTTACGGATTTGCCTGCGACAGACCGACGAGCAGCAAGTGGAGATCGGCAGCTAA